From the genome of Neomonachus schauinslandi chromosome 5, ASM220157v2, whole genome shotgun sequence, one region includes:
- the LOC110580711 gene encoding LOW QUALITY PROTEIN: serine/threonine-protein phosphatase 2A 56 kDa regulatory subunit delta isoform (The sequence of the model RefSeq protein was modified relative to this genomic sequence to represent the inferred CDS: deleted 1 base in 1 codon), translating into MPYKLKKEKEPPKLAKGTAKPSSSGKDGGGENADEAQPQPQPQPQPQPQPPSSNKRPSNSTPPPTQLSKIKYSGGPQIVKKERRQSSSRFNLSKNRELQKLPALKDSPTQEREELFIQKLRQCCVLFDFVSDPLSDLKFKEVKRAGLNEMVEYITHSRDVVTEAIYPEAVTMFSVNLFRTLPPSSNPTGAEFDPEEDEPTLEAAWPHLQLVYEFFLRFLESPDFQPNIAKKYIDQKFVLALLDLFDSEDPRERDFLKTILHRIYGKFLGLRAYIRRQINHIFYRFIYETEHHNGIAELLEILGSIINGFALPLKEEHKMFLIRVLLPLHKVKSLSVYHPQLAYCVVQFLEKESSLTEPVIVGLLKFWPKTHSPKEVMFLNELEEILDVIEPSEFSKVMEPLFRQLAKCVSSPHFQVAERALYYWNNEYIMSLISDNAARVLPIMFPALYRNSKSHWNKTIHGLIYNALKLFMEMNQKLFDDCTQQYKAEKQKGRFRMKEREEMWQKIEELARLNPQYPMFRAPPPLPPVYSMETETPTAEDIQLLKRTVETEAVQMLKDIKKEKVLLRRKSELPQDVYTIKALEAHKRAEEFLTASQEAL; encoded by the exons ATGCCCTATAAactgaagaaggagaaggag ccCCCCAAGCTTGCCAAAGGCACGGCCAAGCCCAGCAGCTCGGGCAAGGATGGTGGAGGCGAGAACGCCGACGAGGCCCAACCCCAGCCTCAAccgcagccgcagccgcagcccCAGCCCCCGTCATCCAACAAGCGTCCCAGCAACAGCACGCCGCCCCCGACGCAGCTCAGCAAGATCAAGTACTCCGGAGGGCCCCAGATCGTCAAGAAGGAGCGACGGCAAAGCTCATCCCGCTTCAACCTCAGCAAGAATCGGGAGTTGCAGAAGCTTCCTGCCCTGAAAGATTCGCCCACCCAGGAGCGGGAGGAGCTGTTTATCCAGAAGCTACGCCAGTGCTGCGTCCTCTTTGACTTTGTCTCAGATCCGCTCAGTGACCTCAAATTCAAGGAGGTGAAGCGGGCAGGACTCAACGAAATGGTGGAGTACATCACTCATAGCCGCGATGTCGTCACTGAGGCCATTTACCCTGAGGCGGTCACCATGTTTTCAGTGAACCTCTTCCGGACGCTGCCACCTTCATCGAACCCCACCGGGGCCGAGTTTGACCCGGAAGAGGATGAGCCCACCCTGGAAGCTGCCTGGCCGCATCTGCAGCTCGTGTATGAGTTCTTCTTACGTTTCCTTGAGTCTCCTGATTTCCAGCCAAACATAGCCAAGAAGTATATCGACCAGAAGTTTGTCCTTGCTCTCTTGGACCTGTTTGACAGTGAGGATCCTCGAGAGCGGGACTTCCTCAAGACCATCTTGCATCGCATCTATGGCAAGTTTTTGGGGCTCCGGGCTTATATCCGTAGGCAGATCAACCACATCTTCTACAGATTCATCTATGAGACAGAACATCACAACGGGATTGCCGAGCTCCTAGAGATCCTTGGCAGCATCATCAACGGCTTTGCCTTGCCCCTTAAGGAAGAGCACAAGATGTTCCTCATCCGTGTCCTGCTTCCCCTTCACAAGGTCAAGTCCCTGAGTGTCTACCACCCTCAGCTGGCTTACTGTGTGGTACAGTTCCTGGAGAAGGAGAGCAGCCTCACAGAGCCGGTGATTGTAGGACTTCTCAAGTTCTGGCCCAAGACCCACAGCCCCAAGGAAGTCATGTTCCTGAATGAGCTAGAGGAGATTCTGGATGTCATTGAACCTTCAGAGTTCAGCAAAGTGATGGAACCACTCTTCCGCCAGCTTGCCAAGTGTGTCTCCAGCCCCCATTTCCAGGTGGCAGAGCGTGCCCTCTATTACTGGAACAATGAGTACATCATGAGCCTGATAAGTGACAATGCTGCCCGAGTCCTCCCCATCATGTTCCCCGCCCTCTACAGGAACTCCAAGAGCCACTGGAACAAGACAATCCATGGACTGATCTACAATGCCCTGAAGCTGTTTATGGAGATGAATCAGAAGCTATTTGATGACTGCACACAACAGTACAAGGCAGAGAAACAGAAGGGCCGGTTCCgaatgaaggaaagagaagagatgtgGCAAAAGATCGAGGAGCTGGCCCGACTTAATCCCCAGTACCCCATGTTTCGAGCTCCTCCACCACTGCCTCCTGTATACTCGATGGAGACGGAGACCCCCACGGCAGAGGACATCCAGCTTCTGAAGAGGACGGTGGAGACAGAGGCTGTGCAGATGCTAAAGGACATCAAGAAGGAGAAGGTGCTGCTTCGGCGGAAGTCAGAGCTGCCCCAGGACGTGTACACCATCAAGGCGCTGGAGGCACACAAGCGGGCGGAGGAATTCCTAACTGCCAGCCAGGAGGCTCTCTGA